The Streptomyces sp. NBC_01689 genome includes a window with the following:
- a CDS encoding aldehyde dehydrogenase family protein — protein sequence MPDLFIDGTWRGALDERTREIRCPADGSLVGVVDEAGGKDTVEAIAAARRAFDEGPWPSTPAADRGDLLLRVADLLVRDKDALARAESLDTGKRIVESEYDIDDIANCFRYFGRTASAESGRVVDTGTASVDSRVVYEPVGVCALITPWNYPLLQTAWKVAPALAAGNTFVLKPSELTPHTAIHLMRLLEEAGLPAGAANLVLGAGPEAGAPLADHPDVDLVSFTGGLHTGRRLMAAAAGTVKKVALELGGKNPNIVFADADFETAVDLALTAVFLHSGQVCSAGARLLVEDSLHDRFVDELVRRAELIRLGGPFDEQAQTGPLISAAHRAKVEAYVGRGIAEGAVLRCGGRRPEGLDEGFYYLPTVLDECTGDMSVVQDESFGPVLTVERFRDEADAVRLANDTIYGLAGAVFTTDGARARRVAARLRLGTVWINDYHPYVPQAEWGGFKQSGSGRELGPAGLAEYREAKHIWRNTDPSPQGWFA from the coding sequence GTGCCTGACCTGTTCATCGACGGTACGTGGCGGGGCGCTCTCGACGAGCGCACCCGCGAGATCCGCTGCCCCGCCGACGGTTCCCTGGTCGGGGTCGTCGACGAGGCGGGCGGCAAGGACACGGTCGAGGCGATCGCCGCGGCGCGCCGTGCCTTCGACGAGGGTCCCTGGCCCTCGACCCCGGCGGCGGACCGCGGTGACCTGCTGCTGCGCGTCGCCGACCTCCTCGTACGCGACAAGGACGCGCTCGCCCGCGCCGAGTCGCTCGACACCGGCAAGCGGATCGTCGAGAGCGAGTACGACATCGACGACATCGCGAACTGTTTCCGCTACTTCGGCCGGACGGCCTCCGCGGAGAGCGGACGGGTCGTGGACACGGGCACGGCGAGCGTCGACAGCCGGGTCGTGTACGAGCCCGTCGGGGTCTGCGCGCTGATCACGCCCTGGAACTATCCGCTGCTGCAGACGGCCTGGAAGGTCGCTCCGGCGCTCGCGGCAGGGAACACCTTCGTGCTCAAGCCGAGCGAACTCACCCCGCACACGGCGATCCATCTGATGCGGCTGCTCGAAGAGGCCGGACTGCCGGCCGGAGCGGCCAACCTGGTGCTCGGCGCCGGGCCCGAGGCGGGCGCGCCGCTCGCCGACCACCCGGACGTGGACCTCGTCTCCTTCACCGGCGGTCTGCACACCGGACGGCGGCTGATGGCCGCCGCGGCCGGGACGGTGAAGAAGGTCGCCCTGGAGCTCGGCGGCAAGAACCCCAACATCGTCTTCGCCGACGCCGACTTCGAGACCGCGGTCGACCTGGCGCTGACGGCGGTCTTCCTGCACTCCGGTCAGGTCTGCTCGGCCGGGGCCAGGCTGCTGGTCGAGGACTCGCTGCACGACCGGTTCGTCGACGAACTCGTCCGCCGCGCCGAACTGATCCGGCTCGGCGGACCCTTCGACGAGCAGGCGCAGACGGGGCCGCTGATCTCGGCGGCGCACCGTGCCAAGGTCGAGGCGTACGTCGGGCGAGGCATCGCGGAGGGCGCGGTGCTGCGCTGCGGCGGCAGGCGTCCCGAGGGGCTCGACGAGGGGTTCTACTATCTGCCCACCGTGCTGGACGAGTGCACGGGCGACATGTCCGTGGTCCAGGACGAGTCCTTCGGACCGGTGCTGACCGTGGAGCGCTTCCGCGACGAGGCGGACGCAGTACGGCTCGCCAACGACACGATCTACGGCCTGGCCGGCGCCGTGTTCACCACGGACGGGGCCAGGGCGCGGCGGGTGGCGGCGCGGCTGCGGCTCGGCACGGTCTGGATCAACGACTACCACCCCTATGTCCCGCAGGCCGAATGGGGCGGGTTCAAGCAGTCCGGTTCCGGGCGTGAGCTCGGGCCGGCCGGCCTCGCCGAGTACCGCGAGGCGAAGCACATCTGGCGCAACACCGATCCGTCCCCGCAGGGCTGGTTCGCGTGA